Proteins from one Flavobacterium sp. N2038 genomic window:
- the era gene encoding GTPase Era, with protein MSHKAGFVNIIGNPNVGKSTLMNAFVGERLSIITSKAQTTRHRILGIVNGEDFQLVLSDTPGIIKPAYEMQESMMNFVKSAFEDADILVYMVEIGEQDLKDEAFFNKIIHAKIPVLLLLNKIDNSNQEQLETQVAFWKEKVPNAEIFPISALQNFNVPEVFGRIIELLPESPPYYPKDQLTDKPERFFVNETIREKILLNYAKEIPYAVEIVTEEFLEDEKIIRIRSVIMVERDTQKGIIIGHKGAALKKVGTDARADLEKFFGKQIHIELYVKVNKNWRSNANMLKRFGYNQ; from the coding sequence ATGTCACATAAAGCAGGTTTCGTAAACATCATCGGAAATCCAAATGTTGGAAAATCAACATTAATGAACGCTTTCGTTGGAGAGCGATTGTCGATCATTACATCAAAAGCACAAACTACACGTCATAGAATTTTAGGAATTGTAAACGGAGAAGACTTTCAGTTAGTTTTGTCGGATACTCCCGGAATCATCAAACCAGCATATGAAATGCAGGAATCGATGATGAACTTCGTAAAATCGGCTTTTGAAGATGCAGACATTTTAGTTTATATGGTCGAAATAGGGGAGCAGGATCTTAAAGATGAAGCTTTCTTTAATAAAATCATTCACGCTAAAATTCCGGTTTTATTGCTTTTAAATAAAATAGACAATTCAAACCAGGAACAATTAGAAACTCAGGTGGCTTTCTGGAAAGAAAAAGTGCCAAATGCAGAAATCTTCCCAATCTCTGCTTTGCAGAATTTCAATGTACCGGAAGTTTTTGGCAGAATCATCGAGTTACTTCCAGAATCACCACCTTATTACCCTAAAGACCAATTAACAGATAAACCAGAACGTTTCTTTGTTAACGAAACAATCCGTGAGAAAATCTTATTGAATTACGCGAAAGAGATTCCATACGCAGTAGAAATCGTAACAGAAGAATTTCTTGAAGACGAAAAGATTATCAGGATCCGTTCGGTAATTATGGTAGAACGCGATACTCAAAAAGGAATCATTATTGGACACAAAGGTGCTGCTTTGAAGAAAGTTGGAACCGATGCCCGTGCTGATTTGGAGAAATTCTTCGGAAAACAAATTCACATTGAACTTTACGTAAAAGTGAATAAAAACTGGAGAAGTAATGCCAATATGTTGAAACGTTTTGGGTATAACCAGTAA
- a CDS encoding TonB-dependent receptor, with translation MKNSIKNILTILAFLTFSISFAQNIEGVVKTSENIPLEAANIVIKGTTSNTTSDANGKFSIDSKGKLPITLLVQYVGYKTTELEIDNLPTAPLQVTLNEENALVEVVVSSRRRIEKVQDVPIAISVITGKQAEQTGAFNVNRIKELVPSVQLYSSNPRNTGINIRSLGSPFGLTNDGIDPGVGFYVDGVYYARPAATTLDFIDVEQIEVLRGPQGSLFGKNTTSGAFNITTRKPSFSTGADFEVSYGNYNFLQAKASVTGALGKKVAGRISFSGTQRDGLIDNIVTGKPTNTLNNQGIRGQLLWTPTVNTNVILAADITTQRPDGYAQVVAGVAPTQRAAYRQFDAIIKDLNYQLPSLNAFDRKIDHDTPWRSGQDMGGISLNVDTKIGGGTLTSTTAWRFWNWDPSNDRDFTGLQVLAKSQNPTRQTQITQEVRYAGQITSKISGVAGVFFIDQTSQTDGTEESGDAQWRFSQSSTSPLWKTPGLFEGYGIHTDANIRASSAAVFGQIDWAITERFHVLPGLRYNFDKKDAHYSRKTYGGLQTNDPALLALKKSVYSDQAFDSDTDNTDFSGNITLTYKASDRINAYATFAKSYKPVGVNVAGLPSDSKGQPLLDLAVIKPEKVYHYEVGVKTSPFKNSILNLTFFNTDIKDFQTNVQAAELGVNRGYLANADKVRVRGAELDASFVVNTHLTVNAAATYTDGKYVKFTNAPLPLEETGAPVAFKDVSGTELPGASRWAGSLGGELSNRANFFGNSGKVFLAIDSYARSEFSSSPSASKYLVVPGYAIFNARLGFRASQGLSVHFWGRNLLNKDYYEQLLPAGGNSGQYAGVIGDQRTYGVTLKYSL, from the coding sequence ATGAAAAATTCTATAAAAAATATACTTACAATACTAGCCTTTTTAACATTCTCAATCTCATTTGCACAGAACATCGAAGGTGTAGTTAAAACCAGTGAAAATATCCCATTAGAAGCTGCTAATATTGTTATAAAAGGAACTACTTCTAATACCACATCTGATGCGAATGGAAAGTTTAGCATCGATTCTAAAGGAAAACTTCCCATAACACTTCTGGTACAATATGTTGGCTACAAAACGACAGAGTTAGAAATCGACAATTTACCAACTGCACCACTACAAGTAACACTTAATGAAGAGAATGCACTTGTTGAAGTAGTAGTATCTTCACGACGCAGAATCGAAAAAGTTCAGGATGTACCTATTGCAATTTCGGTGATTACAGGTAAGCAGGCAGAACAAACAGGCGCTTTCAACGTAAACCGTATTAAAGAACTTGTTCCTTCGGTTCAATTATATTCATCAAATCCAAGAAATACCGGAATCAACATTCGTAGTCTTGGTTCTCCATTCGGGTTAACAAATGACGGAATTGATCCAGGTGTTGGTTTCTATGTTGATGGTGTTTATTATGCACGTCCGGCAGCAACAACTTTAGATTTTATTGATGTTGAACAAATCGAAGTTTTACGTGGACCACAAGGTTCTCTATTTGGAAAAAACACCACTTCCGGAGCTTTCAATATCACGACAAGAAAACCAAGTTTCAGTACAGGAGCAGATTTTGAGGTGAGCTACGGAAACTATAATTTTCTACAGGCTAAAGCATCTGTTACCGGAGCTTTAGGCAAAAAAGTAGCAGGTCGTATATCCTTTTCAGGAACTCAGAGAGATGGTTTAATTGATAATATTGTAACAGGAAAACCAACTAATACATTAAACAATCAGGGAATTAGAGGACAATTACTTTGGACTCCAACTGTAAATACTAATGTTATTTTAGCGGCAGATATCACTACACAACGTCCTGACGGATACGCGCAGGTTGTGGCAGGTGTAGCACCAACGCAAAGAGCTGCTTATCGCCAGTTTGATGCTATTATTAAAGATTTAAATTATCAGTTGCCAAGTCTAAATGCTTTTGATCGCAAAATCGATCATGATACACCGTGGCGTTCTGGACAAGACATGGGAGGTATCTCTCTGAATGTTGACACAAAAATTGGAGGAGGAACGCTTACCTCAACAACAGCTTGGCGCTTTTGGAACTGGGATCCGTCAAATGACAGAGATTTTACAGGATTACAGGTTTTGGCTAAATCACAAAATCCAACAAGACAAACACAAATAACACAAGAGGTTCGTTATGCGGGTCAGATTACTTCAAAAATAAGCGGAGTTGCTGGTGTATTCTTTATTGACCAGACATCGCAAACAGACGGTACAGAAGAATCTGGAGACGCACAATGGAGATTCTCGCAAAGCTCAACGAGTCCATTATGGAAAACTCCGGGACTTTTTGAAGGATACGGAATTCATACCGATGCAAACATCAGAGCTTCAAGCGCTGCGGTTTTTGGACAAATTGACTGGGCAATTACAGAACGTTTTCACGTTTTACCAGGTTTAAGATATAATTTCGACAAAAAAGACGCTCATTATAGCCGTAAAACTTACGGAGGTCTTCAAACAAATGATCCTGCTTTGCTAGCTTTAAAAAAATCAGTTTACTCAGATCAGGCATTTGATTCGGATACTGACAACACAGACTTTTCAGGAAATATTACACTTACATACAAAGCATCAGACAGAATTAATGCCTATGCTACTTTTGCAAAAAGCTACAAACCGGTTGGGGTAAATGTTGCGGGACTTCCGTCTGATTCTAAAGGACAGCCACTACTTGATCTTGCCGTAATTAAACCAGAAAAAGTATATCATTATGAGGTTGGAGTAAAAACATCTCCTTTTAAAAATTCGATTTTGAATTTAACGTTCTTTAATACTGATATAAAAGATTTCCAAACCAACGTTCAGGCTGCTGAATTGGGTGTAAACCGTGGTTATCTTGCTAATGCAGATAAAGTACGCGTAAGAGGTGCTGAACTAGATGCCAGTTTTGTGGTTAATACACATTTAACTGTAAATGCAGCTGCAACTTATACAGATGGTAAATATGTGAAATTCACAAATGCGCCACTTCCATTAGAAGAAACTGGAGCTCCGGTAGCTTTCAAAGATGTTTCCGGAACTGAATTACCTGGTGCATCAAGATGGGCAGGATCGTTAGGAGGAGAACTTTCTAACAGAGCAAATTTCTTCGGAAATTCAGGAAAAGTATTCCTTGCAATTGATTCGTATGCCCGTTCTGAATTCTCATCAAGCCCTTCGGCTTCAAAATATTTAGTGGTTCCTGGTTATGCAATTTTCAATGCACGTCTAGGTTTCCGCGCTTCACAAGGGTTATCAGTTCACTTCTGGGGACGTAACTTATTAAATAAAGATTATTACGAGCAATTATTGCCTGCAGGTGGTAACTCAGGACAATATGCTGGTGTTATTGGTGATCAGAGAACTTACGGAGTTACTTTAAAGTATTCGCTGTAA
- the der gene encoding ribosome biogenesis GTPase Der, whose protein sequence is MNNIVAIVGRPNVGKSTLFNRLIQRREAIVDSVSGVTRDRNYGKSEWNGKEFSVIDTGGYVRGSDDVFEGEIRKQVELAIDEADVIIFVVDVEEGITPMDETVAKLLRKVTKPVLLAVNKVDNAMREKDAIEFYNLGLGDYYTFASISGSGTGDLLDALIDAFPEKPEVEVKEDLPRFAVVGRPNAGKSSFINALIGQDRYIVTDIAGTTRDAIDTKFDRFGFEFNLVDTAGIRRKAKVKEDLEFYSVMRSVRAIEHADICILVIDATRGFEGQDQSIFWLAEKNRKGVVILVNKWDLVEKDTMSSRDYEEKIKKELMPFTDVPILFVSALTKQRLLKALEATVQVFESRKQRIATSKFNEYMLKVIEAYPPPATKGKYVKIKYCMQLPTQTPQFVFFANMPQYVKEPYKRYLENKIRENWDFSGVPIDIYIREK, encoded by the coding sequence ATGAATAACATTGTTGCGATAGTAGGAAGACCTAATGTAGGGAAATCAACCCTTTTTAATAGGCTGATACAAAGAAGAGAAGCTATTGTAGATTCTGTATCTGGGGTTACCCGTGATAGAAACTATGGTAAAAGCGAGTGGAACGGAAAAGAGTTTTCTGTCATTGATACAGGTGGATACGTTCGAGGGTCTGATGACGTATTTGAAGGTGAAATCCGTAAACAAGTAGAGCTTGCTATCGACGAAGCCGATGTTATTATTTTTGTTGTTGATGTAGAAGAAGGTATTACACCAATGGATGAAACGGTTGCTAAATTGTTGCGTAAAGTAACAAAACCGGTTTTGTTGGCTGTAAATAAGGTTGATAACGCAATGCGTGAGAAAGATGCGATTGAGTTTTATAATCTTGGTTTAGGGGATTATTATACTTTTGCAAGTATCTCGGGAAGCGGAACAGGAGATTTGTTAGATGCTTTAATTGATGCATTTCCTGAGAAACCAGAAGTTGAGGTAAAAGAAGATTTACCTCGTTTTGCTGTTGTTGGTCGTCCGAATGCTGGAAAATCAAGTTTTATCAATGCTTTGATTGGTCAGGATCGCTATATTGTAACTGATATCGCGGGAACAACGCGTGATGCAATCGATACAAAATTTGACCGTTTTGGTTTTGAATTTAATTTGGTAGATACCGCAGGTATTCGTCGTAAAGCAAAAGTTAAAGAAGATTTAGAATTTTATTCTGTAATGCGTTCGGTTAGAGCAATTGAGCATGCAGATATTTGTATATTGGTAATTGACGCAACCCGAGGATTTGAAGGTCAGGATCAGAGTATTTTCTGGCTGGCAGAGAAAAACCGTAAAGGTGTTGTAATCCTGGTAAACAAATGGGATTTGGTAGAAAAAGACACGATGTCTTCTCGTGATTACGAAGAGAAAATCAAAAAAGAATTAATGCCATTTACAGATGTGCCAATTTTATTCGTTTCGGCTTTAACAAAACAACGTTTATTGAAAGCACTAGAAGCTACAGTTCAGGTTTTTGAAAGCAGAAAACAAAGAATTGCTACTTCAAAATTCAATGAATATATGTTGAAGGTAATCGAAGCTTATCCGCCACCGGCAACAAAAGGGAAATATGTAAAAATTAAATATTGTATGCAGTTGCCAACTCAAACGCCTCAGTTTGTGTTTTTTGCTAATATGCCACAATATGTAAAAGAACCATATAAAAGATATCTTGAAAATAAAATTAGAGAAAACTGGGACTTCTCCGGAGTACCAATCGATATTTATATTAGAGAGAAATAA
- a CDS encoding DUF2490 domain-containing protein — protein sequence MKILKLFFLLGLISPFLSAQNVKTTDHQTLTWIRYYNILPLSEKWALHSEFDNRSFLNPVHENLFVIRVQGRYRATKLVDLGGGLAFFNVNTQKPDIDPDYSIPEYRAQQDITLINDIAKITFHNRFQFEERFIQKANKVELLDDFSFAFRFRYRLQSTFDLWKKENRSLKGTISDEVMLNFGKDNKRNTFDQNRFYIALRYHFNPNLGIELGYLKNFQKRASGIDFYDRDIIRLTVYHRINRKF from the coding sequence ATGAAAATTCTCAAATTATTTTTTTTACTAGGTTTAATAAGTCCTTTTTTATCGGCTCAAAATGTCAAGACAACAGATCATCAAACCCTGACCTGGATTCGTTATTACAACATTCTGCCTTTATCCGAGAAATGGGCACTGCATTCAGAATTTGACAATCGTAGTTTTTTAAATCCTGTTCACGAAAATTTATTTGTAATTAGAGTTCAGGGCAGATATCGCGCCACTAAACTTGTAGACTTAGGCGGAGGTCTTGCTTTTTTTAATGTTAATACCCAAAAACCAGATATTGATCCTGATTATTCGATTCCGGAATATCGGGCTCAGCAGGATATTACTTTGATAAATGATATCGCTAAAATTACTTTCCACAATCGGTTTCAGTTTGAAGAACGTTTTATTCAGAAAGCCAATAAAGTTGAATTGCTCGATGATTTTTCCTTTGCTTTCCGATTCCGTTATCGATTGCAGTCAACTTTTGATCTTTGGAAAAAAGAAAACAGAAGCCTGAAAGGAACCATTTCTGATGAAGTTATGCTCAATTTCGGAAAAGACAACAAACGAAATACCTTCGATCAGAATAGATTTTACATAGCACTTCGTTATCATTTCAATCCCAATTTAGGTATTGAATTAGGATATCTAAAAAACTTCCAGAAACGCGCCAGCGGAATTGATTTTTATGATCGTGATATTATCAGGTTAACAGTCTACCACAGAATAAATCGGAAGTTTTGA
- a CDS encoding outer membrane beta-barrel protein — protein MTKYFSFLLFFLFCFAANAQNDIVIKGTVIDINTQLPLEMATVYFTTVKDSAVIEYATTDKNGTFRINTKKIEKPVFLKINYMGYQPLVEENKEILESKDFGKLYMLENVNALENVVIKTEVAPITVKKDTLEFNASAYKVRPDANVEALLKQLPGVDVDNDGKVTVNGREVTQFLVNGKAFFDKDGALLLKNLPADIIKKVQVSDFKTKKEELAKQESSSDNSTINLTIDEKKNKGFFGKMLGGYGSDDRYESSLMMNFFNNNQKISVLASSNNINSTGFSMDDVFDNMGGGRNNNTNRDISTSGKGITQSNLAGINYSDEWFKDFSASGSYNFSNTITNNDSKADQLSFLPTGNILTSSDSKTRNENTGNKANFEFEYKLDPNTRIVFTPKFNQTRVNGDSASSSFSEDENGQSLNESTAASRKENSTTNFANTLNFNRAFEKKNRNLSFVFDNNNSNAVTDALNISETIFYQDNKPNDERNQKSKNDNTNDAYSLDIEYTEPITDSLRIRFGSDFDWQREIKDQKTYDFDAGNQSYSDINESLTTYTTSKQNSVSPKVGITLQKNKFTVNLDTKTSIIDYDNHALYLDKVTDLNKKYALPFASAQFRYKFSRSKNMSFKYDYSNSLPASSFLLPVANLSNPLNTIIGNPNLTPIEKNSASFNFRNFDFRTRSGYSLFVRGDYYGNDIFSTSFYDDSGKRTTTYVNLSGTYTFSVGGNWNQSVKKDAHTLRYGLALNGSYNFDKGYTNAVLYNAKSTAVTPKVYLSYEYGDLLVIAPSYSLSYNETKYENYTRDATSNVVHRINLQTTSYWPDKFIFGNDFGYTYNSNISSDFKKDFYLWNTSLSYGFLDKKLYAKIKVYDVLNQNQSATRTISATSIRDEENTVLKRYVMFSLAYKIGNFAGNEKGAKKRQREF, from the coding sequence ATGACCAAATATTTCTCGTTTTTACTGTTTTTTCTTTTTTGCTTTGCAGCAAATGCTCAAAATGATATTGTTATTAAGGGAACTGTTATTGATATTAATACACAATTGCCACTTGAAATGGCAACGGTTTATTTTACAACTGTAAAAGATTCTGCTGTAATAGAATATGCAACGACAGATAAAAACGGAACCTTCAGAATTAATACCAAAAAGATTGAAAAGCCTGTTTTTCTAAAAATCAACTATATGGGTTACCAGCCCTTGGTTGAGGAAAATAAAGAGATTCTGGAAAGCAAGGATTTTGGAAAACTCTATATGCTCGAAAATGTAAATGCATTAGAAAATGTAGTTATAAAAACCGAAGTGGCTCCAATTACAGTTAAAAAAGATACATTAGAATTTAATGCTTCGGCTTATAAAGTCCGTCCTGATGCCAATGTAGAGGCTTTGTTAAAACAATTACCGGGAGTAGATGTTGATAACGACGGAAAAGTAACTGTAAATGGGAGGGAAGTGACGCAGTTTTTGGTAAATGGGAAAGCATTTTTTGATAAAGACGGCGCTTTGTTGCTGAAAAATCTTCCTGCCGATATTATAAAAAAAGTTCAGGTTTCTGATTTTAAAACCAAAAAAGAGGAACTGGCAAAACAAGAATCCAGTTCAGACAATTCGACTATAAACCTTACGATCGACGAAAAGAAGAATAAAGGGTTCTTTGGTAAAATGCTTGGTGGTTACGGTTCTGATGATCGCTACGAAAGCAGTCTGATGATGAATTTCTTTAATAACAATCAAAAAATTAGTGTTTTGGCTTCTTCAAATAACATCAATTCGACCGGTTTTTCTATGGATGATGTTTTTGATAATATGGGCGGAGGAAGAAATAACAATACTAACCGTGATATTTCTACTAGCGGTAAAGGTATTACACAATCTAATTTGGCTGGAATTAATTATTCTGATGAATGGTTTAAAGATTTTTCTGCGTCCGGGAGTTATAATTTTTCGAACACTATAACTAATAACGACAGTAAAGCAGATCAGTTAAGTTTTTTACCAACGGGTAATATCCTGACATCATCTGATTCTAAAACAAGAAATGAGAATACAGGAAATAAAGCCAATTTTGAGTTCGAATACAAACTGGATCCCAACACTCGAATTGTTTTTACGCCCAAATTCAATCAGACTCGTGTAAACGGTGATTCTGCTTCATCAAGCTTTTCAGAAGATGAAAACGGGCAGTCTTTAAACGAAAGTACAGCCGCATCCCGCAAAGAAAATTCGACTACAAATTTTGCCAATACACTGAACTTTAACCGGGCTTTTGAAAAAAAGAACCGTAATCTGAGTTTTGTTTTTGATAACAATAATTCAAATGCTGTTACAGATGCTTTGAATATTTCGGAAACTATTTTTTATCAGGATAATAAACCAAATGACGAACGAAATCAAAAGAGTAAAAATGATAACACCAATGATGCTTATTCTTTAGATATCGAATATACTGAGCCTATAACAGATTCTTTGCGTATTAGATTTGGTTCTGATTTTGACTGGCAAAGAGAGATTAAAGATCAAAAAACGTATGATTTTGATGCCGGAAATCAGTCGTACAGCGATATCAATGAATCTTTGACTACCTATACAACTTCAAAACAAAATTCGGTTAGTCCGAAAGTAGGGATTACATTGCAGAAGAATAAATTTACAGTAAATCTGGATACTAAAACTTCGATTATTGATTATGATAATCATGCTTTGTATCTTGATAAAGTAACCGATTTGAATAAGAAATATGCATTGCCTTTTGCCAGTGCTCAGTTTAGGTATAAATTTAGCCGCTCGAAAAATATGTCTTTCAAATACGATTATTCGAATTCACTTCCGGCGTCGAGTTTTTTATTGCCGGTTGCCAATTTGAGTAATCCGCTGAATACCATTATCGGAAATCCTAATTTAACGCCAATCGAGAAGAATTCTGCCAGCTTTAATTTTAGAAATTTTGATTTCCGTACCCGCTCAGGATATAGTTTATTTGTTAGAGGAGATTATTATGGTAATGATATTTTCTCTACATCATTTTATGATGATAGTGGAAAAAGAACCACGACGTATGTAAATTTATCCGGGACTTATACTTTTTCTGTGGGAGGAAACTGGAATCAGTCGGTTAAAAAAGATGCACATACGCTTCGATATGGTTTGGCTTTAAACGGATCTTATAACTTTGATAAGGGCTATACAAATGCAGTTTTGTATAATGCCAAATCTACAGCTGTAACACCCAAAGTATATTTGTCTTATGAATATGGAGACTTACTTGTAATTGCACCATCGTACAGTTTATCATACAATGAAACAAAGTATGAAAACTACACCCGCGATGCGACTTCAAACGTTGTGCATAGAATTAATTTACAAACCACTAGTTACTGGCCAGACAAATTTATTTTCGGAAATGATTTTGGATATACTTATAATTCGAATATTTCGAGCGATTTTAAAAAGGATTTTTATCTCTGGAATACCAGTTTGTCTTATGGCTTTTTGGATAAGAAACTCTACGCAAAAATAAAAGTTTACGATGTTCTGAATCAAAACCAGAGTGCAACAAGAACAATCTCAGCAACCTCAATTCGCGATGAAGAAAATACAGTTTTAAAACGTTATGTGATGTTTTCGCTTGCCTATAAAATTGGAAATTTTGCAGGAAATGAAAAAGGGGCTAAGAAGAGGCAAAGAGAGTTTTAA
- a CDS encoding WG repeat-containing protein encodes MIKKTLKNLFLFVLTISLSSCGQEKKSENSIERHFNVFHDDDYNYGITDEKGDTIIPAQRFDLAKRANYYYMEKIESNGEIVLNWLDVKNRRLVPLRNFSDFHSSINNETDVFYNKEYKLAVFKNREEMILPFQYGSFDKLGKYFLAHKFDFKSVEVFDENLKKISNQGIEDYILLSNKKLITVEKNYKWGIINDKLELIVPFIYDYAISELPNSENLFIVITQPDNVQFYGLMNDKGEIVQPLDFSYIDDVESENLIRICKNNKWGFINTQGNILIYPKYDGVTNFVNNHAIIRVNDKVGYINAQGNIIAQPKFAKCNEFNSGYAFVIIDDFNYGLIDTQGNFVMKGKKNSNSWVGDKLNDKDKRYFIMNKTYNYKGDLINDKVIYK; translated from the coding sequence ATGATAAAAAAAACACTAAAGAATCTATTTTTATTCGTATTAACAATCTCTTTGTCATCTTGTGGTCAAGAAAAGAAAAGCGAAAATAGTATAGAAAGACATTTCAATGTTTTTCATGATGATGATTATAATTATGGCATTACTGATGAAAAAGGGGATACAATTATACCTGCACAACGCTTTGATTTAGCAAAAAGAGCAAATTATTACTATATGGAAAAAATAGAATCCAATGGTGAAATTGTTTTAAATTGGTTAGATGTAAAAAATAGGAGACTCGTACCATTGAGAAATTTTTCTGACTTTCATTCTTCAATAAATAATGAAACGGATGTTTTTTACAATAAAGAATACAAACTAGCAGTATTCAAAAATAGAGAAGAAATGATTCTGCCATTTCAATATGGAAGTTTTGACAAATTAGGGAAATATTTTTTAGCTCATAAATTTGATTTCAAAAGTGTGGAAGTTTTTGATGAGAATTTAAAAAAAATATCTAATCAAGGTATTGAAGACTATATCTTGCTTTCAAACAAGAAATTAATTACTGTTGAAAAGAACTATAAATGGGGAATAATAAATGACAAACTAGAATTAATTGTTCCATTTATATATGATTATGCAATATCAGAACTTCCTAACAGCGAAAATTTATTTATAGTTATTACCCAACCAGATAATGTACAGTTTTATGGTTTAATGAATGACAAAGGAGAAATTGTACAGCCTTTAGATTTTTCTTATATTGATGATGTGGAAAGTGAAAATTTAATAAGGATTTGCAAAAATAACAAATGGGGTTTTATAAACACTCAAGGAAATATATTAATTTATCCAAAATATGATGGGGTAACCAATTTTGTAAATAATCATGCGATAATTAGAGTAAATGATAAAGTAGGTTATATAAATGCTCAGGGAAATATAATTGCCCAACCAAAATTTGCAAAATGTAATGAATTCAATTCAGGTTATGCATTTGTAATCATTGATGATTTTAATTATGGGTTAATTGATACACAAGGAAATTTTGTAATGAAAGGTAAAAAAAATAGCAATTCTTGGGTAGGTGATAAATTGAACGATAAAGATAAAAGATATTTCATAATGAATAAAACATATAACTATAAAGGTGATTTGATAAATGATAAAGTTATCTACAAATAA